The following are from one region of the Acidimicrobiia bacterium genome:
- a CDS encoding cytochrome c-type biogenesis CcmF C-terminal domain-containing protein: protein MIATAGYAAILVGLGAAVTLAVKGARAAGDRSAVAVPIRVLVAAAVAAFVLLEIGILTHDFSIAYVANNTATTTPLIFLFAGGWAALEGSVVLWALMLAVFIWLVYRSRASQDRLGVAALAVMGGVAVFWFGLMAVAANPFAVCTEVVGGVCANDSWWPLASTVAPAEGLGPNPLLQNHILMAVHPPMLYVGYVGMTVPFGFAIAALWLRETGASWLDRTHRWTLIAWVFLTTGIFLGAWWSYEVLGWGGYWAWDPVENAALLPWLAATAFLHSALVQRRRGMLQAWNFMLVIAAFSLTILGTFLTRSGVIASVHSFTQSAVGPSILTFLLIVVVGSLALFAVRAPDISQAPRLDSLVSREGFILANNLLLTVLTFTVLFGTMYPLIVEAIAGDEVAVGRPFFDKAAVPLALLLLLTIGIGSVAPWRVATGTVLWKRLRWAIAAGLTAGAVAVVAGLDSVGVLVTLVVAVFVIAALVIRSAEVVGARPEPVFAAMGKVASNDPGYWGGQVAHLGVALVAIALATTSGLAVRETVQIDQGGTAVVGGHCLSYVAPFERVSAHRTVSGVSILVLDEACSDQRARLEPSVNTYPGVSQPVGTPDVWTSLRSDVYVGLAGGTPESVLLNVFIFPYQWLLWFGGMVIVAGGGLAMMRKPARHRRASEPSQAQGATHE, encoded by the coding sequence TCGCCGTCAAGGGAGCGAGGGCAGCCGGTGACCGGTCGGCCGTCGCGGTCCCGATCAGGGTCCTCGTCGCTGCTGCTGTCGCTGCGTTCGTCCTCCTCGAGATCGGCATCCTGACCCACGACTTCTCGATCGCCTATGTCGCGAACAACACGGCGACCACCACACCGCTGATCTTCCTGTTCGCAGGTGGCTGGGCCGCGCTCGAAGGATCCGTCGTGCTGTGGGCACTCATGCTCGCCGTCTTCATCTGGCTCGTGTACCGCTCCCGGGCGTCACAGGACCGCCTCGGGGTTGCTGCGCTCGCCGTCATGGGAGGCGTCGCCGTGTTCTGGTTCGGGCTCATGGCCGTTGCGGCGAATCCGTTCGCGGTGTGCACCGAAGTCGTTGGCGGCGTCTGCGCCAACGACTCGTGGTGGCCGCTTGCGTCGACCGTGGCGCCCGCCGAAGGGCTCGGGCCGAACCCGCTGCTCCAAAACCACATCCTGATGGCGGTCCACCCGCCGATGCTCTATGTCGGCTATGTCGGGATGACCGTGCCGTTCGGGTTCGCGATCGCCGCCCTGTGGCTCAGGGAAACCGGCGCGTCGTGGCTCGACCGAACCCACCGCTGGACCCTCATCGCGTGGGTGTTCCTCACCACCGGCATCTTCTTGGGGGCGTGGTGGTCATACGAGGTCCTCGGATGGGGCGGCTACTGGGCGTGGGACCCCGTCGAGAACGCCGCGTTGCTTCCGTGGCTCGCCGCGACCGCGTTCTTGCACTCGGCGCTCGTCCAGCGGCGCCGGGGCATGCTCCAGGCGTGGAACTTCATGCTGGTGATCGCGGCGTTCTCGCTCACGATCCTCGGCACCTTCCTGACACGGTCCGGGGTCATCGCATCGGTCCACTCCTTCACCCAGTCTGCGGTCGGCCCGTCGATCCTGACCTTCCTCCTCATCGTGGTCGTCGGATCTCTCGCCCTGTTCGCCGTGCGCGCTCCCGACATCTCCCAAGCGCCTCGCCTCGACTCGCTCGTGTCGAGGGAAGGCTTCATCCTCGCCAACAACCTGCTCCTCACCGTGCTGACCTTCACGGTCCTGTTCGGCACTATGTATCCCCTCATCGTCGAAGCGATCGCCGGGGACGAAGTGGCCGTTGGGAGGCCGTTCTTCGACAAGGCGGCGGTCCCGCTCGCGCTCCTTTTGCTCCTCACGATCGGGATCGGGTCGGTGGCCCCGTGGCGGGTCGCGACCGGAACGGTGCTGTGGAAGCGGCTCCGGTGGGCCATCGCCGCGGGGCTCACCGCAGGCGCCGTCGCGGTCGTAGCCGGTCTCGACTCGGTCGGTGTCCTCGTGACCCTCGTCGTCGCCGTCTTCGTCATCGCAGCACTTGTCATCCGCTCCGCAGAGGTCGTCGGCGCACGGCCAGAGCCGGTATTCGCTGCGATGGGCAAGGTCGCGTCGAACGATCCCGGCTACTGGGGCGGCCAGGTTGCGCACCTCGGTGTGGCGCTCGTCGCTATCGCGCTTGCAACCACCAGCGGGCTCGCCGTGCGAGAAACCGTCCAGATCGACCAAGGCGGAACCGCCGTCGTCGGTGGCCACTGCCTGTCGTATGTGGCGCCGTTCGAAAGGGTCAGTGCGCACCGCACGGTGAGCGGCGTGTCGATCCTCGTCCTCGACGAGGCCTGCTCCGACCAGCGGGCACGCCTTGAACCAAGTGTCAACACCTACCCGGGGGTCTCCCAGCCCGTCGGCACCCCCGATGTGTGGACATCGTTGCGCAGCGATGTGTATGTCGGCCTCGCCGGCGGCACACCGGAGTCGGTGCTGCTCAATGTGTTCATCTTCCCGTACCAGTGGCTGCTGTGGTTCGGTGGCATGGTGATCGTTGCCGGCGGTGGCCTTGCGATGATGCGGAAACCGGCACGACACCGGCGAGCGTCAGAGCCCTCACAGGCACAAGGGGCCACCCATGAATGA
- a CDS encoding cytochrome c-type biogenesis protein CcmH — translation MNDTMKTLLPIAVGAIALGIIVVGLAGGTGSAPTVDDRVEALAASIKCPFCSGESLADSGSAVAADYRALIAQRIEAGATDDEILDEFAANFGDAYILDTSTSGWQLALWAIPVAALIGGIVAVVGIKRASGRP, via the coding sequence ATGAATGACACAATGAAGACCCTGCTTCCCATTGCGGTTGGCGCCATCGCGCTCGGCATCATCGTCGTCGGGCTCGCCGGAGGCACCGGCTCCGCGCCGACCGTCGACGATCGCGTCGAAGCGCTCGCAGCATCGATCAAGTGCCCGTTCTGCAGCGGGGAATCGCTCGCAGACAGCGGTTCGGCGGTCGCAGCCGACTACCGGGCATTGATCGCGCAACGAATCGAAGCCGGCGCGACCGACGACGAGATCCTCGACGAGTTTGCCGCCAACTTCGGTGATGCCTACATCCTCGACACCTCGACCAGCGGATGGCAGCTCGCTTTGTGGGCGATCCCTGTCGCGGCCCTCATCGGCGGCATCGTCGCGGTGGTCGGCATCAAACGGGCATCCGGGCGACCATGA